A genomic stretch from Pirellulaceae bacterium includes:
- a CDS encoding BBP7 family outer membrane beta-barrel protein has product MNRNHRCQLFVVLLIGVCVGAVSAQDHGGALGSPGGHFKGRYIGYAPKHEKVACEAGCAVCAEAAIPRLESEHSPVFGVNQANYQQPISSSQDIHDDGGDIYEGELINESGEFIEAYPDSYGPRHPKMETSITPLVYGRIDYLHWWTSGMDIPALATTSPPADNGILGAPGTTVLFGNEGLNQDGRSGGRLTLGRMLNPDCGQGLEVTFLRLVEESEQFSASGADYSVLARPFFNTVSGQQDSQRIVFPGLVEGSLNVISSTEFETFEAVFRQVYVDIPGVRADYFVGYRYADLKDFIRVNESKVSLSGPTIGSTFSLYDEFESENKFHGGEFGIRIIKQKNFCWSFECSAQIALGNTQSLVQIDGQTISTARDGSSTTTDIGLLTQESNIGEYQVDKFSGIAEFGINARRHFVCGLDARIGYTAFFWSDVIRAGDQIDLDINTTQIPPGQLQGAPAPIFTAETSSFWAHGLNVGLEYSY; this is encoded by the coding sequence ATGAATCGAAACCATCGTTGCCAACTGTTCGTGGTGCTGCTGATCGGCGTTTGTGTAGGAGCTGTATCCGCTCAGGATCACGGCGGCGCCTTGGGCAGCCCCGGAGGTCACTTCAAGGGTCGATATATTGGTTATGCTCCGAAACATGAAAAGGTCGCTTGTGAGGCGGGCTGCGCCGTCTGTGCAGAGGCGGCCATTCCTCGGTTGGAATCCGAGCATAGTCCCGTGTTTGGGGTGAACCAAGCGAATTATCAACAGCCAATCTCTTCGTCGCAGGACATACACGACGACGGTGGAGATATTTATGAAGGTGAGTTGATCAATGAGAGTGGAGAATTCATCGAAGCATATCCTGACTCTTATGGTCCGCGTCATCCGAAGATGGAAACTTCTATCACTCCTTTGGTTTACGGGCGAATCGACTATTTGCATTGGTGGACGAGTGGCATGGACATTCCGGCGTTGGCGACGACCAGTCCACCGGCGGACAATGGAATTTTGGGTGCTCCAGGAACGACCGTACTTTTTGGCAATGAAGGTTTGAATCAGGACGGTCGTTCTGGCGGTCGACTCACGCTTGGCAGGATGCTCAATCCCGACTGTGGTCAAGGGTTGGAGGTTACGTTTCTACGACTCGTCGAAGAGTCCGAGCAATTTTCCGCTTCGGGTGCGGATTACTCGGTGCTTGCCAGACCGTTTTTTAATACGGTGAGTGGGCAGCAGGACTCGCAACGAATTGTCTTTCCAGGGTTAGTGGAGGGTAGCCTCAACGTGATCAGCTCGACTGAATTCGAAACGTTTGAAGCGGTCTTCCGACAGGTTTATGTGGATATTCCTGGTGTGCGTGCAGATTATTTCGTTGGCTATCGCTACGCGGATCTCAAGGATTTCATCCGTGTGAATGAATCGAAGGTGTCGTTGTCCGGTCCAACGATCGGGTCGACCTTTTCCTTGTATGACGAATTCGAGAGCGAAAACAAATTCCACGGCGGTGAATTTGGGATTCGCATCATCAAACAGAAGAATTTTTGTTGGTCTTTTGAGTGCTCAGCCCAAATCGCATTAGGCAATACCCAATCGCTTGTTCAGATTGATGGGCAGACGATCAGCACCGCTCGTGATGGTAGTTCCACGACGACAGATATTGGCTTGCTAACTCAGGAATCGAACATTGGAGAATATCAGGTCGACAAATTCAGCGGCATCGCGGAATTTGGAATTAACGCCCGGCGGCACTTTGTCTGCGGGCTTGACGCAAGAATCGGTTACACGGCATTTTTCTGGAGTGACGTGATTCGCGCCGGAGATCAAATCGACCTGGACATCAACACAACACAGATTCCTCCAGGCCAATTGCAAGGCGCCCCGGCACCGATCTTTACGGCTGAGACAAGCAGTTTTTGGGCACACGGCTTGAATGTCGGCTTGGAATACAGTTATTAA